One genomic region from Euleptes europaea isolate rEulEur1 chromosome 6, rEulEur1.hap1, whole genome shotgun sequence encodes:
- the CDKN1C gene encoding cyclin-dependent kinase inhibitor 1C, which yields MSNVHLSSASALERLAARRTFPLHARTGACRSLFGPVDHEQLERELQAKLREIRDADQRRWDYNFQAEAPLAGPGRLQWEAVEGGAVPAFYRETPQGGRGRGPRLGPDAEPRGSPREPGLASPTAAPAEERLDRENRAAGQRRSCSGIILKPVPGAAAALKRASSTAHITDFFAKRKRVVDSKAAGEHPGALPASVSAAPTEQTPRKRLR from the exons ATGTCCAACGTGCACCTCTCGAGCGCCTCGGCCCTGGAGCGCCTGGCCGCCCGCCGGACCTTCCCCCTGCACGCCCGCACCGGCGCCTGCCGCAGCCTCTTCGGCCCCGTCGACCACGAGCAGCTGGAGCGCGAGCTGCAGGCCAAGCTGCGGGAGATCCGCGACGCCGACCAGCGGCGCTGGGACTACAACTTCCAGGCCGAGGCGCCGCTGGCCGGCCCGGGCCGCCTGCAGTGGGAGGCGGTGGAGGGCGGCGCCGTGCCCGCCTTCTACCGGGAGACCCCGCAGGGCGGGAGGGGCCGCGGCCCCCGGCTGGGGCCCGACGCCGAGCCCAGGGGCTCTCCCCGGGAGCCGGGGCTCGCCTCCCCGACGGCAGCCCCGGCCGAGGAGCGCCTCGACCGGGAGAACCGCGCCGCCGGCCAGCGGCGCAGCTGCTCAGGGATTATCCTCAAGCCCGTCCCGGGCGCGGCCGCGGCTCTGAAAAGAGCATCCTCGACGGCTCACATCACAG ATTTCTTCGCCAAGCGGAAAAGAGTCGTAGACTCCAAAGCGGCTGGGGAGCATCCCGGAGCGCTGCCGGCCTCGGTCTCCGCCGCCCCCACGGAGCAGACGCCCCGGAAAAGGCTCCGATGA